One Lytechinus variegatus isolate NC3 chromosome 14, Lvar_3.0, whole genome shotgun sequence genomic region harbors:
- the LOC121427587 gene encoding cytochrome b5 domain-containing protein 1-like — MRPKYYTPNEVAVHNTLKDIWVSFLGKVYDLTPLCEKYEGSTLLKPIVASAGKDISHWFDKKTNDIRTHVDPTTQCVFPYSPHGRFVHIPPPCPRTDWANDFGRPWWKDEGYCIGILSKKTRMVKIINTLTSQEQIIEVCSEETMDEILQRYLKWNQHAASYTWKYEGQNLDMNKTLEENSISDEDEEFYKLSMNDDEYLRAIHLYFNDDLTEA, encoded by the exons ATGCGTCCAAAATATTACACACCAAATGAAGTTGCAGTGCACAACACACTAAAAGATATATGGGTTTCTTTTTTGGGTAAAGTCTACGATTTAACACCACTATGTGAGAAATACGAAG GGAGCACTCTTTTGAAGCCTATTGTTGCCAGTGCTGGAAAAGACATCTCTCATTGGTTTGACAAAAAGACAAATGAT ATTCGAACACATGTAGATCCTACAACACAATGTGTGTTTCCATACTCGCCTCATGGTCGCTTCGTCCACATCCCACCCCCCTGCCCGCGCACCGACTGGGCCAATGATTTCGGCAGACCGTGGTGGAAAGACGAAGGATACTGTATTGGGATCCTATCCAAGAAGACAAGGATGGTGAAGATCATTAACACTCTGACATCACAGGAACAGATTATTGAG GTTTGCTCTGAAGAAACCATGGATGAAATTTTGCAGAGGTATCTGAAATGGAACCAGCATGCAGCCAGCTACACCTGGAAATATGAAGGCCAGAACCTGGACATGAATAAAACCCTGGAGGAGAACAGCATCTCGGACGAAGATGAAGAATTCTACAAACTCAGCATGAACGATGACGAGTACCTCCGGGCTATCCACCTGTATTTCAACGATGATCTGACGGAAGCCTGA